Within Candidatus Saccharibacteria bacterium, the genomic segment ACTCGGCTGCAGCGGTTCTCGCCTTATGTACAGTTTTTTTTGCAGCCTTTGACGGTTTTGGGAGCCGAGCTTTGCGCCCAGTTGTTTGGTAAGCAACTGCTTGTTCGTGTGTGATTTCACGTGCATCGTCAACCATAATTTTTACCTCGTCACCGGGCTGACCATCTCGCCCTTTAATGCTTATTTTGCCACGAATGAGCACCACCCTGTCTCTTTCCCACAGGCCGACGGTTTGTTGATAGGCCGACGGAAAAAGAACGGCTTCAATCTCGCCAAATTCGTCCTGAACTTTTACGAACGCCATTTTTTGGCCATTTTTTGTCGTTATTTCCCGTGCTTCAGCAATGCTGCCACCGACGACAACGGCTCGACCATCATGTTCGGGCTTTAAAATATTGAGTGGTGTTGTTTGCTCTGCAAGAAGCGCACTAAAAGCCTGGAGTGGTTGCTGGCTCAGGTACAGACCGAGTAGCTCTCGTTCCCACAGTAGCATGTCTCGCTGAGTGTGTTTTAGCTCTGGTGCTTCCAACTTAAGGGTAGGTTTGGCAGTAATGACATCGTTGGCTAGACTACCAAATAAGTCAGTCTGACCACTTGCCTTTTCCTTTTGCAGGCGCTGGCCAAATGCAAGGATGAGGTCTAAATTATGCAGTAGCGTGGAACGGTCAAAAAACAAATCAAATGCACCTGACCGCGCAAGACTTTCCAGTGCTTTTCGGTTAACCGTCCGCAGGTTCACAGCTGACACAAAATCTTCGATGCTACTAAATGGACCCGCCTCACGGGCGCGCACTATTTCTTCGACCGCGCTGGTGCCCACATTTTTTATTGCATTCATACCAAAGCGAATAGCATGTTTTTCTTTTACGACCGCAAACTCGCCAAAAGACTCATTTACATCTGGTGGTAGCACCGCAAGACCCATTTTTTTACATTCGGCAATTTCTATGGCGAGCCGGTCGGTGTCATCAAAATCACTGGTCATGAGCGCAGCCATATAGGCGGCGGGATAATGTGCTTTTAGGTAGGCCGTTTGGTATGCAATCAGCCCATAGCACGCCGCGTGAGATTTATTGAAACAATACGCGGCAAAATCTTCTAACTGTTTCCAGAAGGCTTCCATAAGTCCACGCTCTGCTCCAACCGTCGTAACCGCACCCTCGATAAATTCGGCCTTCATTTTGGCCATCATCTGCGGATTTTTTTTGCCAATTGCTTTGCGGAGTGTGTCGGCCTGACCACCGGTAAAACCACACATATCCTTACTAATCTGCATGACTTGTTCTTGCATAACAATAACGCCGTAGGTGCTTTCGAGAGCAGATTTCATGGCAGGATGAACGTACGTAATCCGTTTTTTACCGTGTTTGCGGGCAATAAAATCTTCTATCCACTGCATCGGACCCGGTCGATACAGAGCAACCATAGAGATTATGTCTTCAAACTTGGTTGGTTGTAGCTCTTTTAAGTACCGCTTCATGCCAGCAGATTCCAGTTGGAAAACGCCGGTGGTATCGCCCCGGCTTAACAGCTCGTAGGTTTTTGTGTCGTCGAGAGGAATTGTGTTGATGTCGATATCAACCCCGTATACTTTTTTGGTAATACGAAGTGCATTTTTAATGATTGTTAAGTTACTGAGTCCAAGAAAATCCATTTTGAGTAGCCCTAGCTCTTCTATTGGCCCCATCGGATACTGCGTCGAGATAACACCCTTTTGCGCCATTTCTAGAGGAACAAATTTGACGATATCATCGGGCGCAATGACGACACCAGCGGCATGAACACCGTGGCTACGAACTGTGCTTTCAAGCGTGATAGCGTAATCTATGACAGTTTTGCTCGTTTCATTTGTCTGATACTCGCGCTTAAGGTCAACATCGTCGATGATAGAAGTAGCTAGCGGTATATGCCTGCCCTGTACGGGCTGCGGGATCATCTTAGCAAGACGATCTGCGTCCCCGTACGGCACTTGCAACACTCGCGCCACATCACGCACAGCGTTGCGAGCAAACATCCGTCCAAATGTCACAATATTTGCCACCCGATTTTTACCGTACTTTTCGACGCAGTATTGAATAACCTCGTCGCGGCGAGTGTCCTGTATGTCTATGTCGACGTCCGGCATGGAAACGCGATCAGGGTTCAAAAATCTTTCAAACAGGAGATCATACGCCAACGGGTCTAGCTCAGTTATTTTTAGTGCGTAGGAAATGATTGAACCAGCTGCGCTGCCCCGACCTGGCCCAAACACAATTCCCTGTTTTTTGCCCCAGTTGATAAAATCTTGAATAATGAGAAAGTAGCCGTCGAATCCCATTTTTTCGATAATTCCCAGCTCGTAATTAGCTCGGTCAATGACTGCTACAGGCAGGTGCTTTTGCGCTTCTGCCACCGACATTTTTTCGGCGTCAAGTTCCGGTATGCCGCCGTACCGCCAAGCCATGCCTCGAAACGCAAGTTTATCGAGATACGTTTTTTCTGTCTCACCACTTGGCACGGGAAACTTTGGAATAAGGATTTTCCCAAGGTCAATGTTGACATGGCAACGCTCAGCAATCACTTTTGTGTTTGAAATGACTTCGGGATGGTCAACACCCCAGCGCTTAACAAGCTGGTCTGGCGGTATAACGTGCAGGTCATAGTCCTTAAGTGACATGCGCTTTTCGTCTGCCAGAAAGGCACCCGTGCCGACGCAGAGCAAAATTTCGTGAGCAGCCTGGTCTGTGTGTTTAAGATAGTGAGCGTCACATGTCAGAACCACAGAAATGTTGAGTTCTTTGGCAAGTTTAAACACGCCGTCATTAACCCGTTTTTGTTCGACGCTGTGACTCGGCGCTTCGGAGTGGCCATGATCTTGAACCTCAAGATAATATCTGTCACCGAAGACTTTTTTGTACCACGCGGCGATCTCTTTGGCAGCAGCGTAATCATCGTTTTTGAGGGCACCACCTATTTCCCCGCCCAGGCATGCACTCGTTGCTATAAGCCCCTCATTGTACTGCTCTAGCAAATCATGATCGATACGCGGAAAATAGTAAAACCCGTCAAGGTTGGCAATAGTAGACAGCCGCATAAGGTTTTGGTAACCGGTTTCATTCATAGCAAGTAACACAAGGTGATAGCGGTTTTTGTCCTTGCCCGGCTCTTTGTCGGTGTGCTTTCGCGCAGCAACGTAGGTTTCTATACCAATAATGGGCTTGATTTCCTGGGCAATGCACTCCTTATAGAACTCAATGGTGCCGCTAAGCGTACCGTGGTCGGTCATGCCAACCGCACTCATACCCTGCTCTTTAACAAAACTCACCAGCTCCGGAATTTTTGTTAGCCCGTCGAGCAAACTATACTGCGTATGGTTATGCAAATGCACAAAATCAGCCGCAACTGTTTCCGTATTATTCTTCACGGCAAGACTTAATCCCTCCGACACTAGCTCTCCCCTTGTCATTTCGAGCGGAGCCGAGACATCTATCTTAGACGATCTCTCCGCTGCGATCTAGACAACAGCAACGTTTACTCCAACTTTACTCCAAATTATAACGTAAGCACTGGCTCACCGTCAGTTTCACTTTTACAACAGAACCTACTCGGCGCGAGACTAGTAAGAATGGCACTGGCCAACAGATCAGGAGTCGACCCTGAATAACACGTGCCGATTATTATTTCTTGAGGTAGGTGCGGAGGTTTTCGACAGCTTTGGTAGCTTCGGCTATGGCTTTTTTGAGGTCTTTGTCTTCGGCTTCGCCGTCATGTAGGCTTGAAAGCATTTCACGAGCCTTGTCTTTTGCTTTCTGGCCTTTCGTGACTGCGTCGTCCAAAGATTTTTTGCTTTTACCCCGTAACTCGCTGAACTTATTACCAGCTTCTGCGATGACGTCACCAAGTTCGGTATGCAGCTTTTTTAGTTCTTTTTCGGCTGCAGTGTAAGTTTCCGATGCTTTGTCTTTTATGTCCTCTCGGGTTTCTTTGCCACTCTTTGGAGCGGTTAAAATTCCTGCGACGTACCCTGCGACGGCACTTAGCGCAGCACCGATTGCGATTTTTTTAGCTGTACTTTCACCTTCGTCACCTTTTTTAGCTGCAAACATGAAACCCTCCTTATTTTTTTTTCGCCTTCACAATAAATTTGATTAGCATTTTCAGGAGCCCCACCGCGCCAGCATTTTTGACAAAAGTTTGACCGATCTCCTCGACTCTATCGACCAGCGCGCCACCTTTTGTGGCCACTTCACGCAACGACTTTACAAGCCTAAACGTTATAACGACTGTGGCAATAGCAATACCGAGGAAAATTGCCAAGAAAACGCTGAGAATAATTACTAGTATTTCAAATGCATCCATATATGTATAATACCACTTCTGCGACAAAATATACAATTTGCTTGCTTTAAGATTCTTTGAGCAGCTCCTCCAGATGAGCGCGAAATGCCGGGCCAAGGTCTTTGTGCCGTAAGCCAAATGCAACGACAGTCATTAGATATTCGAGTTTATCACCGGTGTCATAGCGGCGGCTATTTTGCATGAGACAGCCAAAGAACTTATGGCCATCTTTGAGCATTGGGTCTACCAAGCTGGTCGCGACATAAAACTCCTCGCCCTTGGGCAAGTTTGCCAAACCGCTATCTATGTAGTTTAAAACTGCGGGGTCAAATAGGTAGCTGCTGACGTGTGCGTAGTTGGACGGAGCAGCGGCGCGACCAGGTTTTTCAACCATAGCACTCATTTCTAGCACACCATCGCGCTTCTCCTCACCGGCAAGTATGCCGTAGCGCTCGAACTCTTTGTCGGTACTCACCCGCATACAGGTGGCAATGCTTCCACCGAGTTCATTGTAGAGCTCAATCATTTGGGTGAACGTGTTTGGTTCAGACACGACAAGGTCATCGGCATAAACAAATATAAACGGTTCGTTGCCTATAAGATGAGCGGCATTGGCTATAGGAGTTGCGTTACCATACGGACCTTTTTGGCGTATATATATAAAGTTGGCCATGTTGGCAAGGTCTTCCATTTCCGTAATGAAGTGGGCTTTTTTAGGTCCACCAGCGCGGATATTTACTAACAAATCTTCATTTGGCACATCGAAGTGATCTTCTATGGCTCGCTTGCTACTGCTGCCAACAATAATGATGTCCTTGATGCCTGCTGAAACCAAGTCCTCTACGGCATATTGAATAATGGGCTTGTCGATAAGTGGCAGCATTTCCTTAGGCATGGCCTTCGTTTGCGGCAAAAAGCGCGTGCCGAACCCAGCCGCAGCAATAACAGCCTTAGTTACTTTTTTTGGTTGTGCCATTTCACCCTCCGTTACAATTCTGTGGACGTTATTATATACCTAAATGTTTTTTTATGAGTTCGGTCGCAAGTGCTGGATTTGCTTTACCTTTTGATTGTTTCATGACCTGACCAACGAGAAACCCAATTGCTTTCATTTCGCCACGCTGAACATCGGTTGCCGCTTTAGGATTAGCCGCAACTACTTGCTGAACAATTGCACTGATCGCGCTCTCGTCACTTTCCTGTAGTAGATTTTTTGCTTCAGCTACTTTCTCGGGATTTTCCCCGTTCTTAAGAACCTCATCAAGTACTTCTTTTGCTGCCGTAGAGCTCAGTTTATTGTCTGCGACCATGTGGCTCAGTGCTATTAGGTTTTTTACCTGGGATTCATGGTTCTCCTCTGTCGGTTCAACTTCGCTTACATTATCTGGGTCGTCAGACTGCGGACGCATCAGCCAAAAAGCAACCCGTTTTGCATGCTCGGGGCCTGCTTCGTCAAATATTTCTCCGACCGTCCTGGCTGTCTTCGGATCAGCAATAACATCCTCAATGGTGTTTTCGTCTAAGCCCATGTTTGCAAACTTATTTCGGAAGTCGCTGGGCAGATCGGGCATGAGCGCAGCAATTTGTGCGACATACTCGTCTGTAAGCACCACTGGCGGGACATCCGGGTCGGGCATGTAGCGATAGTCGTGCGCGTCTTCTTTTGAACGCTGGCTGAATGTCTTCTGTCCTGCATCATCCCAGCCACGTGTTTCTTGCACGATTGTTTTGCCTGTTTCGAGAAGTTCAATTTGCCGGTTCACCTCATATTCAACTGCCCGTTCGATGCTGCGGAAACTATTGAGATTCTTAGTTTCGGTACGAGTCCCCAGTGTACTGTCTTTACTGACGCTGACATTGACGTCAAAGCGCATGTTGCCATAGTACAGATTGGCGTAGCTGACATCGGCGTACCGCATTAGGAGCCATAGTTCGTGGGCATATGCTTTCGCTTCCGCAGCACTATGCATATCTGGTTCACTGACAATCTCAAGTAGCGGCGTGCCGGCACGGTTGAGGTCTACCAAACTAAAATGGGTGCCAGCTGGATGAGTTGACTTACCGGCATCGGCTTCCAAATGAGCCCTAGTTATACCAACCCGTTTATGTTCTCCTTCTACTGTGACATCGACATATCCACCCAGTATGATTGGTTCGTCAAATTGCGTAATTTGGTAGCCCATGGGCAAGTCGGGATAAAAATAATGCTTGCGGTCAAATTTACTAAACAATTGCGGTTTGGTACCTAGAGCAAATGCCGCTCGGCTTGCTAAATCGACAGCTTTTTCATTTAAGACAGGCAGTGCGCCAGGCAAACCAAAGTCAATGTGGTTCACCAGCGTGTTTGGTGCCGCCTCACGTGCGTCGTTATCTGCACCGCTGAACAGCTTTGTCTTAGTCTTAAGCTGCACATGGCACTCAATGCCTATAGTTACGGTGTACTGCCGCCGAACGTCCTCGCTGATCATCTTATCTCCTTGATCATTAACGTCATAGCGCTCCCAGATCTTTTAGCGCGGCTTTAATACCCAGTAAAGCGTCCTTAACGTCGCGCTCGCGAAGTTTTATGTCACTTTCGTGAACGAGTTTGTTGCGTAGCTTATGCCCGAACCATACATCATCGTTATATTTTATATCGCGCTGAGCAGCCACAAGGCGCTCGCCCATAGTTTTACCCTTGTAGCGGCTGTCTTTAAGCGCTTTGTCAAGCATTTTATCGGCGTCGATAATGGCCAGCGGCCACGTAGTTTTATCTTTAAGTAGCTGCTGTAAATCTTTCCATTTTCGCTCGTAATCTCCTTTGTTCAGTTTGTGGCGGCGCCGGGACATAACAGCCGCGGCAACAACAAGCAGCACAATTACAATGCCTGCACCGACAGCCAGTAAGCTCGAATCCATCACGTTATTCATTGTATGACTCCTTCAGCAGCAGCGGCGAATTCTAACAACTCACGGTCATGCTTTTGTGCTGCAATTATTTGTAGCCCTACCGGCATCCCATCACCGACAGCGCAAGGAATACTAATTGCCGGCACGCCAACCATGCTTGGCCCAACAGTCATCATGTCTACAAGGTACATCTTAAGTGGGTCGTCCACATTGTCGCCGATTTGAAAAGCTGTGTTTGGCGCAACAGGACCAATAAGAAAATCGACATCTTTCAGAACCGCGTCAAATTCATTGATGAGCTTCGTTCGCACAGTTTGTGCTTTTTTATAGTACGCATCGTAGTAGCCACTGCTCAGTACATACGTGCCGATCATAATGCGCCGCTTAGTTTCACGCCCAAACCCCATTTGCCGAGTCCGGGTGTAACTATCAGTTAGATCTCTGGCATCCCCGGTAAAATGGCCAAAACGTTGTCCGTCGTGACGAGCCAAATTACTGCTGACTTCGGCGGGGCAAATGATGTAGTAGACCGCAAGCGCCAACGGCAAAGAAGGGACACTAACCTCTCGTACATCTGCTCCGGCATCTCGCAGTTTTCGGATGGCGGTCTCAATTGCCGTACGAACATCATCATCGAGCCCCTCACCCATCCATTCTTTGATAACGCCTACTTTGGCTGATGAGAGGTTAAGAGCCTGCGGTGAAAGAACATATCCAGTTGGATTACGATCTATGGTTGTACCGTCCAGTTCGTCTTTTCCCGCCATAACGTCGATTACAAGACAAGCGTCTTCGACTGAACGAGCGAATGTACCAACCGTGTCCGTACTACTTGCCATGGCGACAATACCCGAACGCGACATGAGACCATAGGTTGGTTTATAGCCAACGCAGCCATTGTAGCTGGCTGGTTGACGAGTAGATCCTCCGGTGTCGGTACCGAGTGCGAACGGTGTCATTTCTAGTGCAACCGCTACCGCCGAACCGCCAGAGGAACCACCGGCGACTTTTTGTTTGTCACGAGCATTGCTGGTCGTAAAAAAGTCCGAGTTTTCGGTGCTGGCACCGTGTGCAAAAGCGTCTAGGTTGGCTTTGGCCACACATATTGCGCCCTCTGCTTCAAGTCGTTCAATGACCGTTGCCTGGTACGGTGCGGTAAAACCTTTGAGTATGTTGCTGGCCGCAGTTGTTTCTGCCCCAAACACAAGGTAGTTATCTTTTGCGATGAAAGGCACGCCTGCCAGACGACCAGCCTTCTCCCCATTTGCCACTTTTTCATCTATTGCTTTTGCCCGGGAGCGCGCTGAATCTGCCAGAGTCACAATGATAGCCTGGTACTCTTTGTGCTTGTCTATGGCTGCAAGTGACTGCTCGACAAGATCGGCCGCCTTCACCCGCCCAGCCTGAACATCATCTGCAATCTGAGCTACTGGCTTCCAGACGCTCACAGTTCTGTCTCCTTGATCATTAGGTTTTGACACTGTGTCATTTTGTCATTTTGCAGAAGCCTAGACATGTAAGAATAAAAAGGAATGATCATTGTTTTCATCCGATCATCCTACTCACCTTTAACTGATTATTTTCAGTTGCCGGTACGTTTTCGAGAAGTTTTTCCGGAAGATAGCCGTAATCTTTGACTTCGTCTTTACGCATGACGTTAGTAAGTCCGGTGACTTGGTTAGTCGGCTCAAGGCCAGTGACGTCTGCACTAGTAAGAAGGTCGACATATCCAAGGATAGCACTCAACTCTTCGGTAAAAATGTCCACTTCCTCGTCAGACAAAGAAATCCGCGCGAGCGTGGCCAACTTTAAAACATCATCACGAGACAACTTCGCCATAAGCTACTAGTATACCAAGTCTTAACTGTGCAGTAACTATTTACTTGTCGTCTGCGATATGTTCTAATATTTTAATGATTGCCAGCACAGATACGGAGCCCCGACAGGTTATCGTAACTCCCGAACTATCGACACCATGCAAGGAAGCAATTTTAAGCATAACAGGACTTGGGTGCCAAGCAGACGTTGTACCAGACTTAATTAAGGCTTTAGAGGCGGTTAGTAAAACCACCTTACCAGATGTTGATAATACCACTGAAGCAGTATCAAACTCGCTAAAAGGAATATATACTAAAGCCAGAAACAGTGAGTTGGCCAATAGCAACCTTGCTAAACTCGTTTTTGGTAATTGCGAAGTTGCGGGTATTGATACTAGCCACATTAAATTTACGGTTATTACACCATCACAATTAAGAAGAAGCCCTGGGGTATCGAGAGATGGTGCTGAAATTTTGTATATACGTGAACAAAAAAAATCTGAAAATAATGTAAAAACAGAAATTGCTAAACTGCCTGAACAAGACGTCAAACCTGTTATTGATACGACTGAAATACGAGCGGCATATTTTGAAGTAATAGCTGAAATCATTCAGCAAGTCGATTCAACTACAGATACAATCCTTAAAAACCATCAGGAAATATCAAAATTTTTTGGAGCAATAACTGGAAAAAAGAAATTTAAATATGTTAATAATAATTCTGGAACAACTGTAAATCGTACCTCAAAACAATTAGTAAACTACCTGTCAGAATTCATTAAAAACCCCGAACACTTCATTCAGTCAAAGATTGTTGAAAAATATCAAAGTATAATTCGCATACAAGCACGCGCAAAAGTTGCTACATCAATAGGCGATATAATCAGAACCGAGTTAAACCAGTTTGATAAAATAGTTAGAAGTCTCGCTCACAGTGCAATAACAAATACAGAGCCAACTACAAAACCTACTCGAGGAAAACCAACAACAGTTGAAACTATTCCTAGCACTGAGGATAATGTTAGCTCAGGGATAATAGAGCATTTCTCTGACATACAAACCAACCTGCCGTGGCTCGAGGAAGATAAGTCTAGAACGTTAAATAAGTACACAGGTCCCGAAGGTACGATATATTTTCTTGACGCTCGGAGTGCTGTTGCTAAAAACATAGAAAAACTGTGTACAAAGAGTAGTAAAAGAAGGCAATACGACTTTAAAAGACAAAAAATGAGGGCAATTAAGCTAGGTGCTTCAAATAACGCACAAGGTAATATATATAAGCCTAATCTTGAACGCAATGCAATTCCAAAAGACTTCGAAATCTATGCTATGAAGCTCGCTACACACGATGCACCCCGCACATTTTTTTCGATTAAACAATTAAAGGATATATCAGCATCATTGCCTGAAGGGGTCAATCCAGACGATAAAGTTGTAGTTATACTCGGATGCAGTGCTAAATCACATCAAGAAGACTTGATTGATCACTTTTACCGTGTGCCAAAAAAAACGATGAGGTCACTACATGTTGGTAGTGTGTAGGCACGTAATATCGAATCAATAAACTAAGTAGTTAAGCAAATAGTATTTTAAGCT encodes:
- the dnaE gene encoding DNA polymerase III subunit alpha — protein: MKNNTETVAADFVHLHNHTQYSLLDGLTKIPELVSFVKEQGMSAVGMTDHGTLSGTIEFYKECIAQEIKPIIGIETYVAARKHTDKEPGKDKNRYHLVLLAMNETGYQNLMRLSTIANLDGFYYFPRIDHDLLEQYNEGLIATSACLGGEIGGALKNDDYAAAKEIAAWYKKVFGDRYYLEVQDHGHSEAPSHSVEQKRVNDGVFKLAKELNISVVLTCDAHYLKHTDQAAHEILLCVGTGAFLADEKRMSLKDYDLHVIPPDQLVKRWGVDHPEVISNTKVIAERCHVNIDLGKILIPKFPVPSGETEKTYLDKLAFRGMAWRYGGIPELDAEKMSVAEAQKHLPVAVIDRANYELGIIEKMGFDGYFLIIQDFINWGKKQGIVFGPGRGSAAGSIISYALKITELDPLAYDLLFERFLNPDRVSMPDVDIDIQDTRRDEVIQYCVEKYGKNRVANIVTFGRMFARNAVRDVARVLQVPYGDADRLAKMIPQPVQGRHIPLATSIIDDVDLKREYQTNETSKTVIDYAITLESTVRSHGVHAAGVVIAPDDIVKFVPLEMAQKGVISTQYPMGPIEELGLLKMDFLGLSNLTIIKNALRITKKVYGVDIDINTIPLDDTKTYELLSRGDTTGVFQLESAGMKRYLKELQPTKFEDIISMVALYRPGPMQWIEDFIARKHGKKRITYVHPAMKSALESTYGVIVMQEQVMQISKDMCGFTGGQADTLRKAIGKKNPQMMAKMKAEFIEGAVTTVGAERGLMEAFWKQLEDFAAYCFNKSHAACYGLIAYQTAYLKAHYPAAYMAALMTSDFDDTDRLAIEIAECKKMGLAVLPPDVNESFGEFAVVKEKHAIRFGMNAIKNVGTSAVEEIVRAREAGPFSSIEDFVSAVNLRTVNRKALESLARSGAFDLFFDRSTLLHNLDLILAFGQRLQKEKASGQTDLFGSLANDVITAKPTLKLEAPELKHTQRDMLLWERELLGLYLSQQPLQAFSALLAEQTTPLNILKPEHDGRAVVVGGSIAEAREITTKNGQKMAFVKVQDEFGEIEAVLFPSAYQQTVGLWERDRVVLIRGKISIKGRDGQPGDEVKIMVDDAREITHEQAVAYQTTGRKARLPKPSKAAKKTVHKARTAAAESSSKPPRLYIRLKNSDDTALLSRLKAIVDRTVGEHEVVLVLGPDSGKQAVKLPAQIQANEAIIADLSELVGADNVKLQ
- a CDS encoding YtxH domain-containing protein, with protein sequence MFAAKKGDEGESTAKKIAIGAALSAVAGYVAGILTAPKSGKETREDIKDKASETYTAAEKELKKLHTELGDVIAEAGNKFSELRGKSKKSLDDAVTKGQKAKDKAREMLSSLHDGEAEDKDLKKAIAEATKAVENLRTYLKK
- a CDS encoding UTP--glucose-1-phosphate uridylyltransferase; the encoded protein is MAQPKKVTKAVIAAAGFGTRFLPQTKAMPKEMLPLIDKPIIQYAVEDLVSAGIKDIIIVGSSSKRAIEDHFDVPNEDLLVNIRAGGPKKAHFITEMEDLANMANFIYIRQKGPYGNATPIANAAHLIGNEPFIFVYADDLVVSEPNTFTQMIELYNELGGSIATCMRVSTDKEFERYGILAGEEKRDGVLEMSAMVEKPGRAAAPSNYAHVSSYLFDPAVLNYIDSGLANLPKGEEFYVATSLVDPMLKDGHKFFGCLMQNSRRYDTGDKLEYLMTVVAFGLRHKDLGPAFRAHLEELLKES
- the gatB gene encoding Asp-tRNA(Asn)/Glu-tRNA(Gln) amidotransferase subunit GatB, which produces MISEDVRRQYTVTIGIECHVQLKTKTKLFSGADNDAREAAPNTLVNHIDFGLPGALPVLNEKAVDLASRAAFALGTKPQLFSKFDRKHYFYPDLPMGYQITQFDEPIILGGYVDVTVEGEHKRVGITRAHLEADAGKSTHPAGTHFSLVDLNRAGTPLLEIVSEPDMHSAAEAKAYAHELWLLMRYADVSYANLYYGNMRFDVNVSVSKDSTLGTRTETKNLNSFRSIERAVEYEVNRQIELLETGKTIVQETRGWDDAGQKTFSQRSKEDAHDYRYMPDPDVPPVVLTDEYVAQIAALMPDLPSDFRNKFANMGLDENTIEDVIADPKTARTVGEIFDEAGPEHAKRVAFWLMRPQSDDPDNVSEVEPTEENHESQVKNLIALSHMVADNKLSSTAAKEVLDEVLKNGENPEKVAEAKNLLQESDESAISAIVQQVVAANPKAATDVQRGEMKAIGFLVGQVMKQSKGKANPALATELIKKHLGI
- the gatA gene encoding Asp-tRNA(Asn)/Glu-tRNA(Gln) amidotransferase subunit GatA; amino-acid sequence: MADDVQAGRVKAADLVEQSLAAIDKHKEYQAIIVTLADSARSRAKAIDEKVANGEKAGRLAGVPFIAKDNYLVFGAETTAASNILKGFTAPYQATVIERLEAEGAICVAKANLDAFAHGASTENSDFFTTSNARDKQKVAGGSSGGSAVAVALEMTPFALGTDTGGSTRQPASYNGCVGYKPTYGLMSRSGIVAMASSTDTVGTFARSVEDACLVIDVMAGKDELDGTTIDRNPTGYVLSPQALNLSSAKVGVIKEWMGEGLDDDVRTAIETAIRKLRDAGADVREVSVPSLPLALAVYYIICPAEVSSNLARHDGQRFGHFTGDARDLTDSYTRTRQMGFGRETKRRIMIGTYVLSSGYYDAYYKKAQTVRTKLINEFDAVLKDVDFLIGPVAPNTAFQIGDNVDDPLKMYLVDMMTVGPSMVGVPAISIPCAVGDGMPVGLQIIAAQKHDRELLEFAAAAEGVIQ
- the gatC gene encoding Asp-tRNA(Asn)/Glu-tRNA(Gln) amidotransferase subunit GatC: MAKLSRDDVLKLATLARISLSDEEVDIFTEELSAILGYVDLLTSADVTGLEPTNQVTGLTNVMRKDEVKDYGYLPEKLLENVPATENNQLKVSRMIG